From a region of the Mus pahari chromosome 12, PAHARI_EIJ_v1.1, whole genome shotgun sequence genome:
- the LOC110329387 gene encoding keratin-associated protein 20-2-like → MCYYSSYYGGLGYGYGGLGYGYGCGYGCGYGGYGYGCCRPLCCRRYCSYGFY, encoded by the coding sequence ATGTGTTACTACAGCAGCTACTATGGAGGCCTGGGCTATGGCTATGGAGGCCTAGGCtatggctatggctgtggctatggctgtggctatggtGGCTATGGATATGGCTGCTGTCGCCCACTGTGTTGTAGAAGATACTGCTCCTATGGTTTCTACTGA